Proteins encoded together in one Chitinophaga sp. LS1 window:
- a CDS encoding colicin E5-related ribonuclease, producing MKKLLVNWGVEDGLLIDKTILNPYTTRQAMNKATGGEATAYFQENGSCIVKDNTTNAVIQISDRTNPKWVPDETIFNSYIPKK from the coding sequence ATGAAAAAATTGCTAGTCAATTGGGGCGTAGAGGATGGACTGTTAATTGATAAGACAATATTAAATCCATATACTACAAGACAAGCTATGAATAAAGCAACAGGAGGCGAGGCTACAGCTTATTTTCAAGAAAATGGATCCTGTATAGTAAAAGATAACACTACTAATGCGGTTATTCAAATTAGCGACAGGACTAATCCTAAATGGGTTCCTGATGAAACTATTTTTAACTCATATATTCCTAAAAAATAA